Genomic window (Lates calcarifer isolate ASB-BC8 unplaced genomic scaffold, TLL_Latcal_v3 _unitig_1960_quiver_1202, whole genome shotgun sequence):
TCAGTGTAGAGGATGATGGTTCACACAGATAAGTACAGTGAAGGGCTTAGCACTGCCCTCAGCAAGGACACCCAGCCCCCACAGAGTAGCCCCAACACTTGGGGACCTGTGCTGAAAATTGACACAACACATATGAGCACAtgtggggcggctgtggcttaggaggtagagcagtcgtccaccaatcagaaggtcggtggttcgattcccggctcctcctcctcctctgcatgccgaagtatccttgggcaagatactgaaccccaaattgcctccgatgtgtgtgtttcacatcggtgtgtgaatgtgtgtgaatgtgtttagaaagcacattaaatatagaatatgtgctgtatgaatgtgtgtgaatggggtgaatgtgatctgtagtgtaaagcgctttgagtggtcgaaaagactagaaaagcgctatataagtacagtccatttacatgTGATGTGGACTCCAGGCCCAGACAGAATTTAGTAGGCACTTTGAATGGTGCTTCACTTACagtttaataattgttttataatCCCAATATTGTTTCACATACAGGTTTAGCAAGAAATTGATTGTAATGGATTAAATGAAGTTAGGGAATGAGGATGttatacaaaaaaagaaaagatatcAAAGATTAACGTCAGGAGATAAAGATCACAAATGCATCAAGAAACTCAAAGATTTTCATGCCAGTCACAGTGGAATGTCTGATAACATATCgtatatgtgttgttttctcctctaaacCACATTGTTGCTGCTCACTAGTTTCTCTTTTGCTTTACAGGTTGTTCTGTGGGAACTAAAGGACGTGTCAGATAAGAACAAGAATGTGAAGCCAGTCAGTTTTTTAAGCGTACCAGTCGCTCACCTAACAAATTTAACCAGCGTAATAAATCAACTGCCATCTGTGACACGCTGAAAAGCCACCTAAAAGTATTGAAATGCTTCACAAGAAtttaatgatggaaaaaaaaaacatttagtttggtTAGTTATTATATATTCATAACACACTATAAAATTGTTGTAAGATCAGAAAAGGATATAGTAGGTAAACACACATGTCTCCATGATATAAACCACCTTTCAATTGAATACTACATGTTTCATAGCCTGTACCTTGAAGTTCATACCCGTGAACTTTCTTACATTCTTACATGTTTGCTTGCAGGCTCAAGTTTTAGCCAGTATAGCAACATGACTGTTGGCTGTTTTGTCTGTTGGTCCACCACGTTAGCCCAACTGAAATATCAAAACAGTTATTGGATGGATCCTCACGACATTTTTCGCAAGAAATAGCCCCCAGAACTTGAATCtcactgactttggtgatcatCTGAGTTTCCATCCAGCACCATCATGTCAGGTCAGAAGTTTTATTTGTCCAATACACTGATGATAAAGATGACTATTTATCATCAGCATATGTCAGGATGGTGCTGTGTCTAAATGCATTGTCACACAACTGCAGCCAGCATGGTTCCAGATTCTTAGTCTAAATCTCAACATTTATGATTCTGCCTGTAAACTCTGGTTATCATACCCATGTCACATTTGTAAATGACAATGTGCACAGTTTAGGAAATTCTTTCAAAAATTTGAATTGTGATAAAAACAGTTATGGATATCATCTTAGACATTTTTCCCACCGCTTACTGAATGAGGCTACTTTCTTTACAACTTTTTTCTAACCTTGCCATTTCTGTCTTCTGACTATGATCATTTTTTTATAATCCCAACATTGATTCACAAAAGCAGCATAAATACAGGTTTAGCAAGAAATAGATTGTAATAGATTAAATTAAGTTAGGGAATGAGGATGTtggacaaaaacagatttcttatcatttttatcaagTCCTAATctattcagtttttttaaagttgaGACACCTTCATGTGATGCACACTGGACACAAAGATTAACGTCAGGAGATAAAGATCACAAATGCATCAAGAAACTCAAAGattttcatgtcagtcacaGTGGAATGTCTGATAACATATCgtatatgtgttgttttctcctctaaacCACATTGTTGCTGCTCACTAGTTTCTCTTTTGCTTTACAGGTTGTTCTGTGGGAACTAAAGGACGTGTCAGATAAGAACAAGAATGTGAAGCCAGTCAGTTTTTTAAGCGTACCGGTCGCTCACCTAACAAATTTAACCAGCGTAATAAATCAACTGCCATCTGTGACACGCTGAAAAGCCACCTAAAAGTATTGAAATGCTTCACAAGAAtttaatgatggaaaaaaaacatttagtttggtTAGTTATTATATATTCATAACACACTATAAAATTGTTGTAAAATCAGAAAAGAATATAGTAGGTAAACACACATGTCTCCATGATATAAACCACCTTTCAATTGAATACTACATGTTTCATAGCCTGTACCTTGAAGTTCATACCCGTGAACTTTGTTACACTCAGCTTCCAGCATATTCCACTTTGACTTTTAGTTTCTTGATGCATTTGTGATCTTTATCTCATGACTTTAATCCATTGTGTCACATAGCCAATGTTCCACCATGTAACTGCCATTTGACTTCAGGACAAAACACTTGAGTGTTTCAGTCATGAAAAAAGGGACTGTTAGACAGGAACAGagtaaattaaagctgcgagcagcgttgaacgggccctcgcacccggcgcccgtcgggggagcggcgaccgcgggaccccggcaaccgcggggtcaacgcaggtcgcagggcacacgctggcgtaacagttcacacttcccagatgtaaaaattttaaataaaagcttttatgctaattattttctgtgataatatttttcagagctcatcatctgtgacagctcttggctctcctgactgtaacctccctgtggcagcttctcacagactcaatcaactcctcttcccctccccctcaaacacaaacacaaacacacacagacacacacacacacacacacagagagagagagataccccctcccaaaaggagataaaactcagttttaacttgagtttacaagctatgagctttgagcaaagcattttttttaagttctgttattgggtgcatatataaatcatttgtgcttaaacaaggcttataatgaagttatttgaacagtgaatatctcatctgcctaaagtcagggcgaagccactaaccagctgtagggatgggtatcattaggattttatcttgatccatacagacccctatcagtccagctcagactgttactggtttaagagagtgaagtttatagcaatttgcaaaatttggagattagtgacaaactaaccagttagactacatacagacaagctttcattttagctgttagtaacagtttgccatgagcttaaccagcgtgctgtgcttcctgttaaacatgtcatgagactgtggacaacgctgaaaatattactttactaactactggccgaacaggcgcttttacaaagaaaaggtaaaggccagcagcttttacttttcaatgcacttgttgtcaacttgagtggcttatattcagctggttcacctcgacgccggtggatgtagacgtgcacttttcctgtcgccgtacactgagtaacacgaaaatatcagctgaccccttgtgaaatttcctaactgatcaaaaccaaactgtaaagacagcatcaatccacgctcagctttggtcaaggggagacatatggtaagattacatgaattcaaaataacctacaattccttcaaattaatttgaagccagtttaattttttgagccagctttgacatctgcagatatgagtttctgaagaggggcctgctgaggttagatgtgctgaataatatccattttcatatcagaaaaaacactgcattaaacattgtcttagctcactgagctgaggtcaacaggtaatataaccaacctgtgaggtggctcacccccgtaagataaacacataaatgatccctgatagaaccgataattaaaggcacatcagtgacagggaatgctattaaaactaaactataaactggtgacattaactgcaaaagaagatttttattgatacatttcaggtagaatttagttttcaataaggaaaacagtgtaagaaacctgaatttgttgcaacaaatttaaaataaaagcttttatgctaattattttctgtgataatatttttcagagctcatcatctgtgacagctcatggctctcttgactgtatcctcccctgtgttagcttctcacagactcaatcaactcctcttcccctcccccctcaaacacacacacacagacacacacacagagacccccttccaaaaacccatcgaagagtaatacaatggctccatctgtaggataaagtagagagtcgcaacaggaagttaccccaaaatctgaggtttcaaacaggaagttgggtttccgaactttgacgggccagaaccggcacacgcttcgaccaaaactcacaattttcggagccagtcttccaaaaaatcctcaaggaggggctgacaacatttgaagtgaatctggtcacccgtctagaaactggacatcacactataaaatatgtcatttcctgctataaataggtggcgctacaacaattgtatgaatattgacatatggatgtgtgcagataggtaccattaacaatcctgtaaagtttgatgcagtttggacaaagtatggccgaaatatagcaaaaataaagcaacttcctgtttcgtggcgagtaatcgaactttgaggggccataacttccacgcccttcaacaaaaactcaaaatctgccgcaatttaacatcgtctatgtcttaagaacatactattaagttttgaagtcaatcggataatgcgtctaggactagttcgcgttcaagcgacccctggaaatggccaaaaacacacaattttttcaccttccggtcaaaataaaaatactttctgttgggtttagaatatggctccaagagactttttggtgcgtcatgggatgttacatatgtgtgcagattttcagatttttaggcgcaacgggcttgaggggctgttccgtttaaaaatgtaggtggcgctaccgaggccattttaccacacccatgctcaagacccctaaattattaaatttttcgccgtgcctgacgcgtctgcaaattttggtaagttttcacgcatgttaaggccctcaaaaagccgatctaagaggcggaaaaagaagaaaaaaaaaaataataataataataataataattaaagctgcgagcagcgttgaacgggccctcgcacccggcgtccgtcgggggagcggcgaccgcgggaccccggcaaccgcggggtcaacgcaggtcgcagggcacacgctggcgtaacagttcacacttcccagatgtaaaaattttaaataaaagcttttatgctaattattttctgtgataatattattcagagctcatcatctgtgacagctcttggctctcctgactgtaacctctctgtggcaggttctcacagactcaatcaactcctcttcccctcccccctcagacacacacagacacacacacacagagacccccttccaaaaacccatcaaagagtaatacaatggctccatctgtaggataaagtagagagtcgcaacaggaagttaccccaaaatctgaggtttcaaacaggaagttgggtttccgaactttgacgggccagaaccggcacacgcttcgacccaaactcacaattttcggagccagtcttccaaaaatccttaagtctgtcctgacaacatttgaagtgaatctggtcacccgtctagaaactggacatcacactataaaatatgtcatttcctgctataaataggtggtgctacaacaattgtatgaatattgacatatggatgtgtgcagataggtaccattaacaatcctgtaaagtttgatgcagtttggacaaagtatggccgaaatatagcaaatttaaagcaacttcctgttttgtggcgagtgatcgaactttgaggggccataacttccacgcccttcaatgaaaagtccgaaacttttgcaatttaacttcgtctatgtcttaagaacaaattatcaaattttgaagtcaatcggataatgcgtctaggactagttcgcgttcaagcgacccctggaaatggccaaaaacacacaattttttcaccttccggtcaaaataaaaatactttctgttgggtttagaatatggctccaagagactttttggtgcgtcatgggatgttacatatgtgtgcagattttcagatttttaggcgcaacgggcttgaggggctgttccgttaaaaatgtaggtggcgctaccgaggccattttgccacacccatgctcaagacccctaaattcttaaatttttcgccgtgcctgacgcgtctgcaaattttcaggagttttgacgcattttaaggccctcaaaaaggcgatcaaagaggcggaaaaagaagaaaaaaaataataataataataataataataaaccgaacgaaaacaagagggtccttgcaactcgttgcatggccccgttgggcccacgcaactcgttgctcgggccctaataatcCTGTGTCACCATCCCCCGATCTTTCTCTGAGGAGCCTGAACTGTGACTTGGCCTAATCATGGTGTGCATCACTACTCCTTCAGTAcactgtttctcattttcatctGGGCCACTATTATCAAGCAGCATACATCCAGTAAGTGTTTTGTATTCAACAAACTAATCTCTCTTTAAACCTGGCACTTTCTGACTTGGCCTTAAACAAAGGAATACTCCACTGATAATCTCCCCCATATGCCATGCAGTTGGTCTTAGTGGCCATCTTTTGATTCTTCCATCCTGGTTATTGTTGCTTTGCTCTAAGCCAACAAAGCAGCCATTTTGCCTTAGTCACATAcccacacaaatgcacacacacaaccacacttGTACACAGTGTTCCTGGATTAGGTtagatgtgttttcattttggtataTGTTCAATAAATacttttgaatatttaatattttgctggtctgtttGATGTTGTATAACAATGGATGTTGCTGACCAACCCTCACTAACAACTGATAGGGTAACTTTGGTGGCAGTTATTAAATTAATCAACATTCCAAATGGATAGTTAGTGTACTTTATAAAACTGACTTATTGAATAGACTGTCTACTGACTACAATGATGTCCCTTCAAGGACTTAAAATTTtagtaaaataatttaatattaatgtttttaatagtATTTTATCAGGGCAGCACAGTGGCGCCATGGTTAGCagtgttgcctcacagcaacaAGGTTCCTGGTTCGACACCAGTTTGCCCGCTGttttctccaggttctccaACTCCCTCCCACAGTCCAACGACATGCTGGTTAACTGACGACTCTTAATTGCTcgtgtaaatgtgagtgtgaatggttatttgtctctatatgtcagcccagtgatagactggcaaccaGTCCAGGGTGTTTGATGTGTTGTACTTTGAAAAGCAGTATTTAATGTTGTGGTAGTAGCTGAAGTAGAACAGAAGCCGTAGCAACAGTCAGAGCACAACAGTAATATTCCAACAGACTTAATTATAATTCAACTTATGTTCAAAAATAAATTTTGTTTACAGACACATAATCAGCATTAAGATATGAATTCTGCACATAAGGCTTTAAATAATCAGATTTAGTTAATCTGAACTAATCTAGCAAAATTCTTCATTCACACAAATGAAAACTTAGCAAATAGTAATGTTTGATCCCTGACAAACACTCAGGTTTTCTCATCATTGCTGACTTCATTGCCTCCTCTTCATGGCAGAAGCAGACTTGATGTCTCGTGGGAAAATGTCCCAGGCGTCCAGCCCAGGAACATGATTCTCCCAGTCCGGCTGAAGAGGAGGATTGTTTAAAGCCATCAAACAACCCAACCAGTAGCATTCAGAGGCCAGAAGTCTGAAGTTCTCCATCACATTCTGGTGGTACTGAGCTCCATGTTGTAGGAAAGGACTCTGTATGAGAGACATGGTTCAACTTTACATGTTCAGTCCATTTTATCCACAGATGAAGCTGTGAACTGTTTGGTTTCCAAAGCTGTAAAGTATAACACACCTACCTGAAGAAGATCTTCTTTCCTGCTGTGGTACAGATTCATCTGAAGACTGTGAATTGTTAACTGTCTGAACTCTTTGACCTGGAACACaggaaaatgctgcttacacaagTACAGTAGCAGAAGATTTAATGGTCCAGTTTTAGACAGTAGACTTCAGTCCAGTACCTTCTGAGGTGTTAGTCCACTGCTGTTCTCAATCAGTCCAAACACTTCATCtatctgcttcttctttctctccatttcttctgCTGCATCTCTAAACATTTTCTATAATTATCAGTTGGAGTTTCATCCAGATAAACAAAGGAACAACAGTAAGTTGATTTCAGTTTAACTTTGAACAGGAGTTGAAGAAGTAAACTACAGAGTAACATCTCTTCAGACTGTACTGTACCTGAGTCAGATCTCTGGTAAACTCTCTgctcacagcattagatttcaGATGATCTTTGATTTTAGGCcactgcagcagtttcagtttgttatacatctctgtcagtttggttttaCTGACTGGGTTGTTCATGCTCTCAGTGTCTCCTGTCTTTATTGAAAGAGACAGGTCTGCTGCCACTCTATTCAAAGAAAGATACAATGTGATTGTGGAAGAACTTTCCAAGTTAACATTTACACTGAATTTGAATTcatagtttcagctctttgtatgtacagtacctgtctttgaatgatttcagctccttttccttttggttCAGACTAGATCTGTGGAGTAaaaattcagagtgtgaaaaagcttcatgttgttactgaacacatgaagaagcatcaactgaactaaagttagcatcagtggtttaacacactgaatcagcaggttagttatttacagtgtattacagggctgttgtgttggattgctttgtattgtacaggtctgactgtgtccacactctgtgttcaagcttcagtaaatttaaagtctgtttcacgtctcattaaaagttcacttcagaaaaatactgaccttgcctcatgaagtttctctttgtaaaatgtttccatttcagtcattctgtgttaaaaacatcatcagtggttAGTCTGGTTAAAACACTTCACAGCACAGATTCATTGTTAATATCATTGATTCTGTCAACAAGGAATggtttacttttaaaatatctCTTTTAATCAAATACTTCAACAGTGTTTTCATATATGAAAGTCAGGACCAAGTTCTGATTcaagtttcatgtttttgttgcatttgaatctgttagttttggtttcatgtcaCAGTTTTACGAGTCCACCAACTAGATCTGCCTGACATTCCTCCACCACCTATGTATGCTGTATACagtaatttgtgtttgtctgaccTTGGCAAGCTGTAGATTCAACTCATCCTCtcagaaaataacttttagTATGTTTATGCATTTTTTCGAGTTGACTCTTGAGAGTACCATTACACCAAATCACAAGTATATAATCTCCTCTCCCCATGTGTTTCCACTGTTAATTTATTTCTCTTAGGGTCAATTCCatcctctgttgttttaatgtgtgacAAGCATCAACTCCATGTGAAAATTCCAAAAGTCCATACAAGAAACAGTTTATTCACGCTGCAAACCAACctttggtccaaactgaaaaatatgaagGTTCACATCAAAAAAGGTAGGTGTGAAAGCACCCTTAGAAACAaacctttctttgtgttcacgTTCATGTTGTTCACACCGTCGGCAGCTGGGTTTCATGGTTTCTTCATTCCTAAGCCTTTTCCTGTACAGAAGAAGTAGAtttgttatcagtttattataatttgGGATGAACTGACAAGCAGAGAATCAGACAGGAACTATCTGATGTATTAAAGAGTGAGCTCTCCTGTCCCTTcatccaaacagaaataaaagaacatatgtgagagcaaatgtacatttaaaaaaa
Coding sequences:
- the LOC127139640 gene encoding histone-lysine N-methyltransferase, H3 lysine-79 specific-like — translated: MTEMERLNQEKLHEARSALKQKEEELKSVRDSLTDMERLYQNNLHWARSSLKQKEEELKSVKNRMTEMERLNQEKLHEARSALKQKDEELKLVRDRLRNEETMKSSCRRCEQHECEHKESMTEMETFYKEKLHEARSSLKQKEEELKSVKDRKRLRNEETMKPSCRRCEQHEREHKERMTEMETFYKEKLHEARSSLNQKEKELKSFKDRVAADLSLSIKTGDTESMNNPVSKTKLTEMYNKLKLLQWPKIKDHLKSNAVSREFTRDLTQKMFRDAAEEMERKKKQIDEVFGLIENSSGLTPQKVKEFRQLTIHSLQMNLYHSRKEDLLQSPFLQHGAQYHQNVMENFRLLASECYWLGCLMALNNPPLQPDWENHVPGLDAWDIFPRDIKSASAMKRRQ